One window of Trifolium pratense cultivar HEN17-A07 linkage group LG5, ARS_RC_1.1, whole genome shotgun sequence genomic DNA carries:
- the LOC123884055 gene encoding uncharacterized protein LOC123884055, with amino-acid sequence MNSEKLENGIQELKLNQTEKECDADTQSQLQFTTFTEFVNDASLHYQIIRFPKQIFVWIGYNSARLGQIYGAASTRPNNVVSVTNILGGNSDNTGSGIARRLVLKTGLNIIMACNIPKNSPMVEIEAEKILIQKLISMGYTKPRLAVTSL; translated from the exons ATGAATTCTGAAAAATTAGAAAACGGAATTCAAGAATTGAAACTGAATCAGACAGAAAAAGAGTGTGATGCCGATACACAGAGTCAATTACAGTTCACAACCTTCACTGAATTCGTCAACGATGCTAGCCTCCATTATCAGATTATTCGCTTTCCCAAACAG ATATTTGTGTGGATTGGTTACAACTCTGCAAGATTGGGACAAATATATGGAGCTGCTTCAACTCGCCCT AACAATGTGGTTTCTGTAACTAATATACTTGGTGGGAATTCGGATAATACGGGTTCTGGCATTGCTCGGCGATTAG TGTTAAAGACTGGTCTCAATATAATTATGGCTTGCAATATTCCAAAAAATAGTCCTATGGTtgag ATAGAAGCTGAGAAAATATTGATACAAAAACTTATTAGTATGGGCTATACCAAGCCAAGATTGGCAGTGACATCTTTGTAG
- the LOC123884056 gene encoding signal recognition particle 19 kDa protein-like, with product MNMENELANIKKWIILYPIYMNSKKTVAEGRRISLSNACENPTCVEIGDCCSFLKLPFAIEIDKAYPRDFMQRGRVRVLLKRVDGTLCNSSISSRKQLMLRVAEMVPKHHGRTKKQETVSTSTAGPSSKSGKGGKKRR from the exons ATGAACATGGAGAATGAATTAGCGAACATAAAGAAATGGATTATACTATATCCAATTTACATGAATTCGAAAAAAACGGTAGCTGAAGGAAGACGAATTTCCCTTTCCAACGCATGCGAAAACCCTACTTGTGTCGAAATCGGTGATTGTTGCTCTTTTCTGAAACTTCCATTTGCAATTGAG ATTGATAAGGCTTATCCTCGTGATTTCATGCAAAGAGGGAGAGTTAGGGTTTTGCTGAAAAGAGTTGATGGAACTCTTTGTAATTCATCCATTTCATCAA GAAAGCAACTAATGCTTCGTGTTGCGGAGATGGTACCAAAACATCATGGAAGGACTAAGAAGCAAGAAACTGTATCAACATCAACTGCTGGTCCTTCCAGCAAATCTGGGAAGGGTGGAAAAAAGAGGAGATAA